The following proteins are co-located in the Xyrauchen texanus isolate HMW12.3.18 chromosome 41, RBS_HiC_50CHRs, whole genome shotgun sequence genome:
- the otulina gene encoding OTU deubiquitinase with linear linkage specificity a, translating to MNTFGSGNWMEMCQVIAPAACCALLESKRGRESAVQEEDPVRGRNNQLLLTGNLLRLLYTQWINCRDSWIGNIMSWLKSVSSSEDVFDEDVDDISLQNKEWKYNMEKRAKDGFRDGSDAGKQDSLQFGFNTGYREGAQKMRVIGQLKGIMSVVRCWCQDQLPESPALASVTDMLQRVEIHEDKLVEAMRKAQERPPHSVTEMVDDMDDLNVKQSDQGGESGCCNKDGDCSGTHGANEHCSNIKDTSEDSSRSYFSTGDSFEQLLKSCLDLVTELGLPEELKLCIQQLQIHEMD from the exons ATGAACACATTCGGCAGTGGAAATTGGATGGAAATGTGTCAGGTGATTGCCCCGGCTGCTTGTTGTGCTCTCCTGGAGAGCAAGAGAGGAAGGGAGAGTGCCGTGCAGGAGGAAG ACCCTGTCAGAGGCCGAAACAACCAGCTTTTACTCACCGGAAACCTCTTACGTTTACTTTACACGCAGTGGATTAATTGCCGGGACTCGTGGATTGGAAACATCATGTCTTGGCTGAAATCTGTGTCGTCTAGCGAGGATGTCTTCGACGAGGATGTAGATGACATTAGTCTGCAAAACAAAGAATGGAAATACAACATGGAAAAACGCGCCAAG GATGGTTTCAGAGATGGAAGTGATGCAGGGAAACaagactcactgcagtttggttTCAACACGGGATACAGAGAAGGAGCCCAAAAAATGAGAGTCATCGGTCAACTTAAAGGAATCATGAG TGTTGTGCGGTGCTGGTGTCAAGATCAGCTGCCTGAAAGCCCAGCTTTAGCATCTGTTACTGATATGCTCCAGAGAGTGGAGATACATGAGGACAAACTGGTGGAGGCCATGAGAAAAGCCCAGGAAAGGCCTCCACACAGTGTGACAGAGATGGTAGATGACATGGATGACCTGAATGTCAAGCAAAGTGACCAGGGTGGAGAGTCTGGCTGCTGCAATAAGGATGGGGACTGTTCTGGGACACATGGCGCAAATGAGCACTGCAGTAACATCAAAGACACAAGTGAAGACTCATCAAGGAGTTATTTCTCTACAGGAGATAGTTTTGAACAGCTGCTGAAGAGTTGCTTGGACTTAGTTACAGAATTAGGGCTGCCCGAAGAGCTAAAACTTTGTATTCAGCAGCTACAGATACATGAAATGGATTAG
- the LOC127634347 gene encoding FK506-binding protein 5, with protein sequence MGNCLNCCGQKSPCDHTEDETKGLLHNSESKTSTNAGTEAGTSQSSEEEERHKEETKPALDVVVTKQPNQEAQTLKAQSFYQTTKSMLHTEVSHAAEVKHKVPPETIEARAEAGSSAIETTETKTEVLKEIQNITPEASEVPQDSTEAPAKAVASPLKEELDDQHELLEKEDIVAVLIDDTGVTVTSPDSTVAPVEEVAVEDTPVKEAPVVQADAERNFFEPETHVEFSDKKDLIQTEELKDTMDLKFEEAGPALNDKDISALENSSTEPDLCILSQANELDVTENSVTDMTTEGEPAKEATAEVEEKLLGDTRSEMSELKQENLEFSESQEHSQEVSSPVVDITNGFSSGIECGVVEDSSLLKSENELIADVTVVEGVSQKVDTDQKLKEEPIDVEIEEKLSSKTSATSTYIDSIVKKDLHKVIDSVTDKNEKVTDQELEATEPSQNGLDSTCESVPSSPIEKTRHMEPRSDFVAVEDTVEVKADVIALRETKSPEEVIQEDEVTGPQQTEEEKEKEEEETIVAQENEGKEDTESSKTQKGEVIYSSHKLELIPMRETNVSVEVVPEEDDERADLYLGAEEIEMGASKDKPSKPLLELTIPGLEARCSLAQAVDILAYSEQEWKGNTAKSALIRKGYGEMSSSFSTLRQVRGDNYCALRATLYQVLVTSTEMPTWLQDEGFPLLPERIEAQEHLIGGWVFPLECNMGSEKQDSVEKLKYYLELLKKKWQAAAAAESPEEKQSVVDRVFQGGVEEYGLLEALKFLMLAKAIELHHNMVSDQEVPVFCWLLFARDTSENPQNLLTNHLSQIGFTGGVEQVEMFLLGYALQHTIQAFRLYMTDTEEFVTHYPDDHKQEWPCVCIVTEDDRHYNIPVRRTVQHQQRADIMMP encoded by the exons ATGGGGAACTGTTTGAACTGTTGTGGACAAAAAAGCCCATGTGACCACACTGAGGATGAGACTAAAGGGTTATTACACAACTCAGAATCAAAGACATCAACCAATGCTGGAACAGAGGCAGGCACCAGTCAAAGCTCAGAAGAGGAGGAAAG GCATAAAGAAGAAACAAAACCAGCATTGGATGTTGTTGTAACCAAGCAGCCAAATCAAGAAGCTCAAACTCTTAAAGCACAGAGTTTTTACCAGACAACAAAATCGATGTTACACACAGAAGTCTCTCATGCTGCTGAAGTTAAACACAAAGTCCCACCTGAAACAATAGAGGCACGAGCAGAGGCTGGGAGCTCAGCTATAGAAACGACAGAAACAAAGACTGAAGTCTTAAAAGAAATCCAAAACATTACACCCGAAGCCTCAGAGGTTCCTCAAGACTCAACTGAAGCACCTGCGAAGGCTGTTGCCTCACCATTGAAAGAGGAGCTTGATGATCAGCATGAGTTGCTTGAAAAAGAAGACATCGTAGCTGTGCTGATAGATGATACAGGTGTAACTGTAACAAGTCCTGACTCCACAGTTGCACCTGTTGAGGAGGTAGCTGTTGAGGACACACCTGTTAAGGAGGCACCTGTTGTTCAGGCAGATGCTGAGAGAAACTTCTTTGAGCCAGAAACACATGTGGAGTTCTCAGATAAGAAGGATTTGATCCAAACTGAGGAACTGAAAGACACCATGGATTTGAAATTTGAAGAGGCTGGCCCAGCTCTTAATGACAAAGATATTTCAGCACTAGAGAATAGCAGCACAGAACCCGACTTGTGCATTTTAAGTCAGGCAAATGAGTTGGATGTTACTGAGAATAGTGTAACTGACATGACCACAGAAGGAGAGCCCGCTAAGGAGGCAACAGCTGAAGTGGAAGAGAAACTTTTAGGTGATACCCGTTCTGAAATGTCAGAATTGAAGCAAGAAAACTTAGAATTCTCGGAATCTCAGGAACATTCACAGGAAGTTTCCTCCCCAGTGGTGGATATCACTAATGGATTCTCTTCTGGCATTGAGTGTGGTGTAGTGGAGGACTCTAGCCTTCTGAAAAGTGAGAATGAATTAATTGCTGATGTCACCGTTGTGGAAGGGGTGTCTCAAAAAGTTGATACAGACCAGAAACTGAAAGAGGAACCCATAGATGTTGAGATTGAGGAAAAACTGTCATCTAAAACCTCTGCAACCTCTACATATATTGAcag cATTGTCAAGAAGGACTTACATAAAGTAATAGATTCTGTGACAGACAAGAATGAAAAGGTTACAGACCAGGAACTAGAGGCTACAGAACCCAGTCAAAACGGCCTTGACTCCACATGTGAGTCTGTGCCCTCAAGTCCTATTGAGAAAACCAGACACATGGAGCCAAGGAG TGATTTTGTTGCTGTTGAAGACACTGTAGAGGTCAAAGCTGATGTTATTGCGCTAAGAGAGACAAAATCACCGGAGGAAGTCATACAAGAAGATGAAGTAACCGGACCTCAACAAACAGAAGAGGAAAAGGAAAAGGAGGAAGAGGAAACTATTGTTGCCCAGGAAAATGAAGGAAAAGAAGACACAGAAAGCTCTAAGACCCAAAAAGGAGAGGTCATTTACAGCAGTCATAAATTAGAGTTGATACCTATGAGGGAGACAAACGTGAGCGTGGAAGTAGTACCGGAGGAGGACGATGA GAGAGCAGACCTGTATCTGGGAGCTGAAGAGATAGAAATGGGGGCCAGTAAAGACAAGCCATCAAAACCACTGCTGGAGCTTACaa TTCCTGGTTTAGAGGCCAGATGTAGCTTAGCACAAGCTGTGGACATACTGGCCTACAGTGAACAAGAATGGAAGGGTAACACAGCCAAGAGTGCTCTGATCAGAAAG GGTTATGGTGAGATGTCTTCTAGCTTTAGCACTCTGAGGCAAGTAAGAGGAGATAACTACTGTGCCCTACGAGCCACACTGTACCAGGTGCTGGTGACCAGCACAGAAATGCCCACCTGGCTGCAGGATGAAGGCTTTCCTTTG TTGCCAGAGAGGATTGAAGCTCAGGAGCATCTGATTGGTGGATGGGTGTTTCCCCTAGAATGCAACATGGGAAGTGAAAAGCAGGATTCCGTAGAGAAGCTGAAATATTATCTGGAGCTCCTTAAAAAGAAG TGGCAGGCAGCAGCAGCTGCTGAGAGCCCTGAGGAGAAGCAGAGTGTGGTTGACCGTGTGTTTCAGGGTGGTGTGGAAGAGTATGGTCTTCTGGAAGCACTCAAGTTTCTGATGCTGGCCAAAGCCATTGAGCTTCATCACAACATGGTGTCGGATCAAGAAGTGCCTGTGTTCTGCTGGCTCCTTTTTGCCCGCGACACatcagaaaacccacaaaacctCCTGACCAATCACCTGAGCCAGATTGGCTTCACCGGAGGGGTAGAACAG GTGGAGATGTTTCTATTGGGCTATGCCTTACAGCACACCATTCAAGCCTTCCGTCTGTACATGACAGACACAGAGGAGTTTGTCACACATTACCCAGACGACCACAAGCAGGAGTGGCCTTGCGTTTGCATCGTGACCGAGGACGATCGCCATTACAACATTCCGGTCAGGAGGACCGTTCAACATCAGCAAAGAGCCGATATCATGATGCCCTGA